In Mongoliitalea daihaiensis, one DNA window encodes the following:
- the menD gene encoding 2-succinyl-5-enolpyruvyl-6-hydroxy-3-cyclohexene-1-carboxylic-acid synthase, with the protein MILQPILDLVSICVAQGIKDAVLSPGSRCAPLTLAFSRHPAIMVKTISDERAAAFIAMGIAQQKEVPTVLVCTSGSAAYNYAPAISEAFFQQIPLLVLTADRPPEWIDQWDGQTIRQQGIFGKHIKASFQFPDAFEHEDKIWHAQRMVREAIQTAGEHPMGPVHINIPLREPFYPSPTERFEFKAAANFELLEAKRQLNENQQERLLTELERFNRIVLVCGQQRPNPFVRQALDSIVQHKTAVLITDTISNCQVDGSICFHDHFTGMEELKESLKPDLIISFGKSIISKNLKLFLRQSDAQHWHVSPDDYVPDTFKKLSKIIRTEIINFLQVLARGKETQASYYTTWHTVEQSLAKNLPDFVDEATFGEYKAFNRILKEIPTDSIIHVANSMAVRYLNFLGPRRQEIVANRGTSGIDGSNSTSVGCCFTTDAFVTLLTGDMAFFYDRNAFWHNYPISNLRIIVFNNHAGGIFRLIEGPANQPELEEFFETKQALDAKNLCQDFNIEYLAVLDEYSLNDSLQDFYSISKRPKLIEVFSESKQNAQVLKEIKKKVKRLIQIG; encoded by the coding sequence TTGATCTTACAACCCATACTTGACCTTGTAAGCATTTGTGTTGCGCAAGGAATAAAAGACGCAGTTTTGTCACCAGGTTCACGATGCGCCCCTTTAACCTTGGCTTTTTCTCGTCACCCGGCTATTATGGTAAAAACCATCTCAGACGAACGAGCAGCAGCATTTATTGCCATGGGGATTGCCCAGCAAAAAGAAGTCCCTACTGTGTTGGTCTGTACCTCAGGTTCGGCTGCCTACAATTATGCTCCTGCTATTTCGGAGGCTTTTTTCCAACAGATTCCACTTTTAGTTTTGACTGCTGACAGACCGCCGGAATGGATCGATCAATGGGATGGGCAGACAATCCGTCAACAGGGAATTTTCGGCAAGCATATCAAAGCCTCTTTCCAATTCCCAGATGCATTTGAACACGAAGATAAAATATGGCATGCTCAAAGAATGGTACGCGAGGCTATACAGACCGCAGGAGAACACCCTATGGGTCCTGTACACATCAATATCCCTTTACGTGAACCATTTTACCCTAGCCCAACGGAACGATTTGAATTCAAAGCAGCTGCTAATTTTGAACTTTTAGAAGCTAAAAGACAACTTAACGAAAACCAGCAAGAGCGGCTCTTAACGGAATTAGAAAGATTCAATAGAATTGTACTTGTTTGTGGGCAGCAACGCCCAAATCCTTTTGTAAGGCAAGCCCTTGATTCGATCGTTCAACATAAAACAGCTGTACTCATCACCGATACCATTTCAAATTGTCAGGTAGATGGAAGTATTTGCTTCCACGACCACTTTACAGGAATGGAGGAATTAAAAGAAAGCCTAAAACCTGACCTTATCATTAGTTTTGGTAAAAGCATTATTTCAAAAAATCTAAAGCTTTTTCTCCGCCAATCAGATGCACAACATTGGCATGTTAGTCCTGATGATTATGTACCAGACACATTCAAAAAACTATCAAAAATCATTCGAACAGAAATCATCAATTTTTTACAAGTTCTTGCCCGTGGAAAGGAAACGCAAGCTTCCTATTACACAACCTGGCATACTGTGGAACAGTCTCTAGCCAAAAATCTACCTGACTTTGTTGATGAAGCTACTTTTGGTGAATACAAAGCGTTCAATAGAATTCTAAAAGAAATTCCCACCGACTCTATCATCCATGTTGCAAACAGCATGGCAGTGCGGTATCTCAATTTCTTAGGACCCCGCAGGCAAGAAATTGTGGCCAATAGAGGGACCTCAGGCATAGATGGTAGCAACAGTACTTCAGTAGGTTGCTGTTTCACTACAGATGCTTTCGTAACCTTATTAACGGGTGATATGGCCTTCTTTTATGACCGCAATGCATTTTGGCATAATTATCCAATATCAAATCTTCGCATAATTGTCTTCAACAATCATGCTGGGGGAATATTTCGATTAATAGAAGGGCCTGCCAATCAACCTGAGTTGGAAGAATTTTTTGAAACCAAGCAGGCTTTGGATGCGAAGAATTTATGTCAGGACTTTAATATAGAGTACTTAGCAGTTTTAGATGAATACAGTTTGAATGACAGTCTTCAAGATTTTTACAGCATAAGCAAGAGACCAAAGTTGATAGAAGTTTTCTCTGAATCCAAACAAAACGCACAAGTGCTGAAAGAAATTAAGAAAAAGGTGAAAAGACTCATTCAAATTGGTTGA
- a CDS encoding chorismate-binding protein, which translates to MQTSITHQSLDLDELLGILIAKHLQNDNQLAIWRFPKSNVLHVLIDDSKIIKRVPLDLEELPAGFIVHPFEDQEDQKAYFLEAHTYFTIQLDIPLSDQEIPFLLENTDPLPLRVHEIIRKSFTPLDRNGPCQQEIAYTKEDFIELVLQGIEAIQTGKLHKIVPAKLKRLPLSKDFNLIHSMHRLLESYPNAFINFFHIPGIGTWIGASPETLIQTKGKEFFTMSLAGTQKAYGDNPIKNAAWTQKEIEEQALVSRYIVDCFKKIRLREYTEQGPKTVVAGNLLHLRSDFKVDMEATNFPQLGSVMLKLLHPTSAVCGMPRKEAFEFLSTHERFNRSLFAGFIGPVNMDGETRIFVNLRTARLLEKEALLYAGAGVTEDSNPEKEWEETEMKCDIIGNFLKSPKD; encoded by the coding sequence ATGCAGACTTCAATCACACATCAGTCTTTGGACTTAGATGAACTTTTGGGGATACTTATTGCGAAGCATTTACAAAATGATAATCAATTGGCGATCTGGAGATTTCCGAAGTCCAATGTTTTGCATGTGTTGATTGATGATTCCAAAATTATCAAACGCGTACCACTGGATTTGGAAGAACTTCCAGCAGGATTTATTGTGCACCCCTTCGAAGATCAAGAAGATCAAAAAGCCTATTTTCTTGAGGCACACACCTATTTTACAATTCAGTTAGATATCCCTCTATCCGATCAGGAAATTCCTTTTCTTCTAGAAAATACTGATCCCCTCCCCTTACGCGTACATGAAATCATCCGAAAGTCTTTTACCCCTTTGGATCGTAACGGACCTTGTCAACAAGAAATTGCGTACACCAAAGAAGACTTTATTGAGTTGGTTTTGCAAGGAATTGAGGCTATACAAACAGGAAAGCTCCATAAAATTGTGCCTGCTAAACTCAAACGTCTACCGCTTTCAAAGGACTTCAATTTGATTCATTCTATGCATCGATTACTGGAAAGTTATCCGAATGCATTTATTAATTTCTTCCATATCCCTGGAATAGGTACCTGGATAGGGGCTTCTCCAGAAACATTGATTCAGACAAAAGGAAAAGAATTTTTCACGATGTCTTTAGCAGGAACTCAAAAAGCATATGGTGATAATCCAATAAAAAATGCTGCTTGGACACAGAAAGAGATTGAAGAACAGGCTTTGGTAAGTAGATACATTGTTGACTGCTTTAAAAAAATACGTTTACGAGAGTATACAGAACAAGGCCCAAAGACTGTTGTGGCAGGAAATCTACTCCATTTACGTTCCGATTTCAAAGTGGATATGGAGGCTACTAATTTTCCACAACTAGGATCAGTGATGCTCAAACTCTTACATCCAACTTCTGCGGTATGTGGCATGCCTCGAAAAGAAGCATTTGAGTTTTTAAGCACTCACGAACGATTCAACCGCTCTTTGTTTGCAGGATTTATAGGCCCGGTGAATATGGACGGTGAAACGCGGATTTTTGTAAATTTGCGAACTGCCCGTTTATTAGAAAAAGAAGCCTTACTCTATGCAGGAGCAGGTGTCACAGAAGATTCCAACCCAGAAAAAGAATGGGAAGAAACAGAAATGAAGTGTGATATTATCGGTAACTTCCTAAAATCCCCGAAAGATTGA
- a CDS encoding hotdog fold thioesterase, with translation MIFPANIELDTLNNWGKNTMTDFLNIQFTAIGNDFLEATMPVTDRTKQPLGLLHGGANVVLAETLGSVAATLTVNPKTHYCVGLEINANHIKSVREGHVKGITKPIHIGKKTQIWEIKIYTASGDLSCISRITMAVMEKK, from the coding sequence ATGATATTTCCTGCAAACATTGAATTAGATACCCTCAATAATTGGGGAAAAAATACGATGACCGACTTCCTAAATATTCAATTTACAGCTATTGGAAATGATTTTTTAGAAGCTACAATGCCAGTAACCGATCGAACCAAACAGCCCTTAGGACTGTTACATGGGGGTGCGAATGTGGTTTTGGCGGAAACTTTGGGGAGTGTGGCAGCGACCTTAACCGTAAACCCTAAAACTCATTACTGTGTAGGACTGGAAATAAACGCCAACCACATAAAATCCGTTAGAGAAGGACATGTGAAAGGTATCACAAAGCCCATTCATATCGGAAAAAAAACACAAATCTGGGAGATTAAAATATACACAGCATCGGGCGATTTGAGTTGTATCAGCAGAATCACCATGGCTGTAATGGAGAAAAAATAA
- a CDS encoding histidine phosphatase family protein — protein sequence MSSKKIYLVRHGQTDYNLKGVVQGSGIDAPLNDTGFQQAKAFFDYYKDVPFDKVFYTGLQRTRQSIQGFLDLGLPFESIPDLNEISWGKYEGVPMTPSEHQYYQYMLHRWSTGDLNYAIDGGESPNQVAVRLKRGMDYILKQPCETILICMHGRAIRILMAVLLEMDLRYMDVFQHQNLGLYLLQTQGNGKFMIEKYNSGDHFKE from the coding sequence TTGTCGAGCAAAAAAATTTACTTGGTCCGACACGGACAGACGGATTACAATCTAAAAGGAGTAGTGCAAGGAAGTGGGATAGATGCTCCCCTTAATGATACCGGCTTTCAACAAGCTAAGGCATTTTTTGACTATTATAAAGATGTTCCATTTGATAAGGTTTTTTATACGGGATTACAACGAACAAGGCAGTCAATACAAGGTTTTCTGGACCTCGGATTGCCATTTGAGTCTATCCCAGATTTAAATGAAATCTCTTGGGGTAAATATGAAGGAGTTCCAATGACACCCTCCGAACATCAATATTACCAATACATGTTGCATCGATGGTCTACAGGAGACTTGAATTATGCAATTGATGGAGGGGAGAGTCCCAATCAAGTGGCTGTGCGGTTGAAGCGGGGAATGGATTATATCTTAAAACAACCTTGTGAGACTATATTGATTTGCATGCATGGTCGGGCAATACGTATCCTAATGGCGGTTTTATTGGAGATGGATTTGCGCTATATGGATGTTTTCCAGCATCAGAATTTAGGTCTCTACTTGCTTCAGACGCAAGGAAATGGAAAATTTATGATTGAAAAGTATAATTCAGGAGACCATTTTAAGGAGTAG
- a CDS encoding zinc ribbon domain-containing protein produces the protein MESTVAQKLEALLNLQKIDSRLDAIFKVRGALPEEVQDLEDEIIGYQTRLDKFQTDIQTLEDDIKRFKDNIKESEKLIKKYNEQQMNVRNNREYDAITKELELQDLEIQVSKKKIGESQAKIEQKNTDVEALKEILKDRQKDLDGKKGELDTIVAESEAEEAKLINEKEKAAKKIEERLIKSYTKIRENAKNGLAVVMVKRNACGGCFNVVPPQRQADIREKKKLIVCEHCGRIFAGVEDEIEEEPTTKKKRSRA, from the coding sequence ATGGAAAGTACAGTTGCACAGAAGCTTGAAGCCTTATTAAACCTTCAGAAAATAGATTCCAGACTTGACGCGATTTTTAAAGTTAGAGGTGCTCTACCGGAAGAAGTTCAAGACCTTGAGGATGAAATTATAGGATATCAGACTAGGTTGGATAAATTCCAGACCGACATCCAAACGCTCGAAGACGATATCAAGCGATTCAAAGATAATATCAAAGAATCGGAGAAGTTGATAAAGAAATACAACGAGCAGCAGATGAACGTCAGAAACAACCGTGAGTATGACGCCATCACAAAAGAATTAGAGCTTCAAGACCTTGAAATCCAAGTTTCCAAAAAGAAAATTGGAGAGTCTCAAGCTAAAATCGAGCAAAAAAATACTGATGTAGAGGCTTTGAAAGAAATTTTGAAGGATAGACAGAAGGATTTGGATGGTAAAAAGGGAGAACTTGATACAATCGTAGCTGAGAGTGAAGCGGAAGAAGCTAAGCTTATCAATGAGAAAGAGAAAGCAGCTAAAAAAATCGAAGAGCGATTAATTAAATCTTACACCAAAATCAGAGAGAATGCCAAAAATGGTTTGGCTGTAGTAATGGTTAAGAGAAATGCTTGTGGTGGATGTTTCAATGTAGTTCCTCCTCAAAGACAAGCAGACATTAGAGAGAAGAAAAAATTGATAGTTTGTGAACATTGCGGAAGAATCTTCGCTGGAGTTGAAGATGAAATCGAAGAAGAACCAACTACAAAAAAGAAAAGAAGCAGAGCTTAA
- a CDS encoding Nif3-like dinuclear metal center hexameric protein has product MAYTIHEVVSYLEQVAPAAYQESYDNAQLITGNPQAEITGILCTLDATEAVVQEAKDLGCNLIVAHHPIVFKGLKSLTGRDYVERTIILAIKHDIAIYAIHTNLDHVAHGVNKKICDKLGLNNTKILAPKKATLSKLVTFSPIHATENVLQALFDAGAGEIGEYSSCSFLVEGKGTFTPSSQATPYIGSPGKAHEENETRIEVLFPNHLEKQIIQALKKAHPYEEVAYYLQRLENENQEVGAGMVGELNEVLNEEEFLLHLKKSMNLQVVKHTRLLEGPVKKIAVCGGAGIFLLSQAKKSGAQFFITSDVKYHEFFDAENQIVICDIGHYESEIYTKELLADILSQKFTNIALYLTKVVTNPITYI; this is encoded by the coding sequence ATGGCATATACGATTCATGAAGTAGTTTCTTACTTGGAGCAAGTTGCCCCTGCGGCCTATCAAGAGTCTTATGACAATGCACAACTTATCACAGGAAATCCTCAGGCTGAAATAACAGGCATTCTATGCACCCTTGATGCAACCGAAGCTGTGGTGCAAGAGGCCAAAGACTTGGGGTGCAATTTGATTGTAGCCCATCATCCAATCGTATTCAAGGGACTTAAAAGTCTAACAGGGAGAGATTATGTAGAACGAACCATTATTCTCGCTATCAAGCACGATATTGCAATATACGCTATCCACACCAACTTAGACCATGTAGCGCATGGAGTGAATAAAAAAATCTGTGATAAACTTGGTTTAAATAACACAAAGATTTTGGCACCAAAAAAAGCCACACTCTCTAAATTAGTCACTTTTAGTCCTATCCATGCAACGGAAAATGTTTTACAAGCTTTATTTGATGCAGGTGCAGGAGAGATTGGAGAATATTCCTCCTGCAGTTTTTTAGTAGAGGGCAAGGGCACGTTTACTCCATCGAGTCAAGCAACCCCCTATATCGGTAGCCCAGGAAAAGCACATGAAGAAAATGAAACCCGTATAGAAGTGCTCTTTCCTAACCATTTGGAGAAGCAGATTATCCAAGCTTTAAAAAAAGCACACCCGTATGAAGAAGTTGCTTACTACCTACAACGATTAGAAAATGAAAATCAAGAAGTAGGTGCAGGAATGGTTGGGGAATTGAATGAAGTTTTGAATGAAGAAGAGTTTTTGCTTCATTTAAAAAAATCCATGAATCTACAAGTCGTGAAACATACGCGCTTGCTGGAAGGGCCCGTAAAAAAAATTGCAGTTTGCGGCGGAGCAGGAATATTTCTTCTTTCCCAAGCTAAAAAATCTGGGGCTCAATTTTTTATAACTTCTGATGTGAAATACCACGAATTCTTTGATGCTGAAAATCAGATCGTTATTTGTGACATTGGCCATTATGAAAGTGAAATATACACAAAAGAATTATTAGCCGACATATTGTCACAAAAATTTACTAATATTGCACTCTATTTGACAAAAGTAGTTACGAATCCCATAACTTACATATAG
- the lpxK gene encoding tetraacyldisaccharide 4'-kinase: MPTHNPFLYLLSRLYDAVTAFRNHRFDSGKKRMTVFEVPTIAVGNLSWGGTGKTPMIEFLITLFQERYRLAVLSRGYGRKTQGFLLADQTTDAKKIGDEPFQIYTKFGKKVSVAVGEQRVLAIPELLALRQDTDLILLDDAYQHRYVKADFYILLTTFQKPFFEDHVIPLGTLRENRSGAKRADLIVVTKCPLTLNSDQKNAYKKNIVRYTEGKQVPIVFSTLKYGSPYPVSKAAREWTGQVLLVSGIADDTVLKKEVEKRYSLQEVITFGDHHRYTSKDLQLMLEKIKKNKDWVVLTTEKDITKLNVAAFSGFLEEIPIFALPMMMTFDATDQQFVKECLQTVVEDKLRNGEAI; this comes from the coding sequence ATGCCTACCCATAATCCATTTCTTTACCTTTTGTCCCGGCTGTATGATGCTGTCACTGCGTTTAGAAATCATAGGTTTGATTCCGGGAAAAAGAGAATGACTGTATTTGAAGTGCCGACCATAGCTGTTGGAAATTTGAGTTGGGGTGGGACTGGGAAAACTCCTATGATTGAGTTTTTAATTACTCTCTTTCAAGAAAGATACAGGTTAGCTGTTTTAAGTAGGGGCTATGGTAGGAAAACGCAAGGGTTTTTGTTGGCTGATCAAACAACGGATGCTAAAAAAATCGGAGATGAACCATTTCAGATTTACACAAAATTTGGTAAAAAAGTGAGTGTGGCGGTAGGGGAGCAGCGGGTCTTGGCAATACCAGAATTGCTGGCTTTAAGACAGGATACAGATTTGATTTTGTTAGATGATGCATATCAACACCGATATGTCAAGGCTGATTTTTACATTTTGTTGACCACTTTTCAAAAACCGTTTTTTGAAGATCATGTGATACCTTTAGGTACTTTACGTGAAAATCGCTCAGGAGCAAAAAGAGCTGATTTGATCGTGGTGACTAAATGTCCCTTAACACTTAATTCTGATCAGAAAAATGCGTACAAAAAAAATATAGTAAGGTATACAGAAGGTAAACAAGTCCCCATAGTATTTAGTACCTTGAAGTATGGCAGTCCTTACCCAGTATCCAAGGCTGCTAGAGAATGGACTGGTCAGGTGTTATTGGTGTCAGGAATTGCAGATGATACAGTACTAAAAAAAGAAGTAGAGAAACGATATTCATTACAAGAAGTAATCACCTTCGGAGATCATCATCGATACACATCAAAAGATCTTCAGCTGATGCTAGAAAAGATTAAAAAAAATAAGGACTGGGTAGTTTTAACGACCGAAAAAGATATAACGAAACTTAATGTAGCCGCATTTAGTGGATTTTTGGAAGAAATTCCGATTTTTGCCTTGCCAATGATGATGACATTTGATGCAACCGACCAACAATTTGTAAAAGAATGTTTGCAAACAGTGGTTGAGGACAAATTAAGGAATGGAGAAGCGATTTAA